The proteins below come from a single Natrinema sp. SYSU A 869 genomic window:
- the lrp gene encoding HTH-type transcriptional regulator Lrp — translation MNSLLGDGRASLRSLAEELDVSVTTVSNHLSNLEEQGVIDGYTPKVDYDAVGYDVTAVIQLQVEGNALPDVTDTLREHRQMTSVYEVTGDYDVIAIGKFEDTDGMNDQIKQLLTDPDIKASNTSVVLNAVSENEQFELEVDENE, via the coding sequence GTGAATTCACTTCTCGGCGACGGCCGAGCGAGCCTGCGGAGCCTTGCCGAGGAACTGGACGTCTCCGTCACGACCGTCTCGAATCACCTCTCCAATCTCGAGGAGCAGGGCGTAATCGACGGCTATACGCCAAAAGTCGATTACGATGCGGTCGGCTACGACGTGACCGCCGTGATTCAACTGCAAGTCGAGGGGAACGCCTTACCCGATGTCACCGACACGCTGCGCGAGCACCGCCAGATGACCAGCGTCTACGAGGTCACCGGCGACTATGACGTGATTGCCATCGGCAAGTTCGAAGATACTGATGGGATGAACGACCAGATCAAACAGCTGCTGACCGATCCCGATATCAAGGCCTCGAATACCAGCGTCGTTCTTAACGCCGTCAGCGAGAACGAACAGTTCGAGCTCGAGGTCGACGAGAACGAATAA
- a CDS encoding HalOD1 output domain-containing protein, whose translation MNGYAPSTSQSRSPSLYRATHDPNGPAALSTTVIHALADCMGVDVTDSRISLYDTVDPDALNELFRPRHDGTPRTGGTLTFVVDGHHVTVRGDGEIQIEPPARR comes from the coding sequence ATGAACGGATATGCACCCTCCACCTCGCAGTCTCGCTCTCCATCCCTGTATCGCGCCACGCACGACCCGAACGGGCCGGCGGCGCTCAGTACGACCGTCATCCACGCGTTGGCCGACTGCATGGGCGTCGACGTGACTGACAGCCGCATCTCGCTGTACGATACCGTTGATCCGGACGCTCTGAACGAACTCTTTCGACCGCGCCACGACGGCACGCCACGAACCGGCGGCACGCTCACCTTCGTTGTCGACGGCCACCACGTCACGGTCAGAGGCGACGGCGAAATCCAGATCGAACCACCTGCGCGACGCTAA
- a CDS encoding gamma carbonic anhydrase family protein: MVDSRRYEFEGDRPMVDDTARVSREAILVGDVEIGADASIWPGVVCRGDIGPVHIGRETHVGDNATIHASRLADEVMVGHGAVLNETTVEERALIGFNATINTDVTIGSGSIVAAGTVVPDEYAIPPESFVRGVPAEITPLEETGIDAGEILAEFSAGEYTNLAQRHEELFE, encoded by the coding sequence ATGGTCGACAGCAGACGCTACGAGTTCGAGGGGGACCGACCGATGGTTGACGACACGGCACGGGTAAGCCGAGAGGCGATCCTCGTCGGCGACGTCGAGATCGGCGCGGACGCAAGTATCTGGCCCGGCGTCGTCTGCCGCGGTGACATCGGTCCCGTCCACATCGGTCGAGAGACACACGTCGGAGACAACGCTACGATTCATGCGTCGCGACTCGCCGACGAAGTAATGGTCGGCCACGGGGCCGTCCTCAACGAGACGACCGTCGAGGAGCGGGCGCTGATCGGATTCAACGCGACGATCAACACTGACGTAACGATCGGCAGCGGGAGCATCGTTGCCGCCGGGACCGTCGTCCCCGACGAGTACGCTATCCCGCCGGAGTCGTTCGTCCGCGGCGTTCCCGCCGAGATCACGCCGCTCGAGGAGACGGGGATCGATGCGGGGGAAATCCTTGCGGAGTTCTCCGCAGGCGAATATACGAATCTGGCACAGCGCCACGAGGAGTTATTCGAGTGA
- a CDS encoding MSCRAMM family adhesin SdrC — protein MALRCSLLGHDFDESEVEREREERGSEVVVTVQEYEECLRCGERSVISENTEVTSLTAGTAADSVPDEPDAEPPEPPLESDATETASASDSEFVDADDIVETAGDDDAELIDADDTASDALETETPEPSANPTASPAGPEPEAAATETPAGVDVDATGDADDIDLPTDENGEPVTDDGEILDDEPSNDRDQDRDRGEWPDSDDVGPPVDAESDPSGWPDDSDDGETGGDRSADGPDPSAIDDDAVLLESDGSSDVETGGDHSTDGTTTAAADARSVTADPPTDARGESESDPGPETGIERAASAPTPAESASTSDDDVPTEFYCPRCDYVAAGDRGSLRTGDICPDCRKGYLSEREQQ, from the coding sequence ATGGCCCTGCGATGTTCGCTGCTCGGACACGACTTCGACGAGTCCGAAGTCGAACGCGAGCGCGAAGAACGGGGGAGCGAAGTCGTCGTTACCGTCCAGGAGTACGAGGAGTGTCTCCGCTGTGGCGAGCGATCCGTCATCAGCGAGAACACCGAAGTAACCAGCCTCACCGCTGGGACGGCCGCCGACTCGGTCCCCGACGAGCCCGATGCCGAACCGCCCGAACCACCACTCGAGTCCGATGCGACCGAGACAGCATCCGCCTCGGATTCCGAATTCGTCGACGCGGACGACATCGTCGAGACGGCCGGCGACGACGACGCCGAACTCATCGATGCCGACGACACCGCGTCGGACGCGCTCGAGACGGAGACGCCGGAGCCGTCCGCGAATCCGACGGCGAGCCCGGCCGGTCCGGAACCGGAGGCGGCGGCCACTGAGACGCCGGCCGGTGTCGACGTCGACGCCACCGGCGACGCGGACGATATTGATCTCCCGACCGACGAGAACGGTGAGCCCGTTACCGACGACGGCGAGATTCTCGACGACGAGCCCTCGAACGACCGAGACCAGGACCGCGACCGCGGCGAATGGCCCGATTCGGACGATGTCGGCCCGCCGGTCGACGCCGAATCCGACCCGAGCGGCTGGCCGGACGACTCAGACGACGGCGAGACCGGCGGCGACCGCAGTGCCGATGGCCCCGATCCGAGCGCGATCGACGACGACGCCGTCCTCCTCGAGAGTGACGGGTCGTCCGACGTCGAGACCGGCGGCGACCACAGTACCGACGGCACGACTACGGCCGCGGCCGACGCCCGCTCGGTGACTGCAGACCCCCCGACCGATGCACGGGGTGAGTCCGAGTCCGACCCCGGTCCGGAGACCGGGATCGAGCGCGCCGCGTCCGCGCCGACGCCCGCCGAGAGCGCCAGCACGTCCGACGACGACGTTCCGACCGAGTTCTACTGTCCACGGTGTGACTACGTCGCCGCCGGCGATCGAGGGTCGCTTCGAACCGGCGACATCTGCCCCGACTGCCGGAAGGGGTATCTCAGCGAGCGCGAGCAACAATAG
- a CDS encoding SIMPL domain-containing protein (The SIMPL domain is named for its presence in mouse protein SIMPL (signalling molecule that associates with mouse pelle-like kinase). Bacterial member BP26, from Brucella, was shown to assemble into a channel-like structure, while YggE from E. coli has been associated with resistance to oxidative stress.): MDRRQFLAASSVGLAAAAAGCTGSPLSSDETDSTDPGSAADEASNDGEITVSASGEVETAPDKAIADVGVEASGETADEVTEALSTGAEQLRTAFDDLGIPDENVEEGQYRVYPRRGRDGESEGFRGVHSFEVTLTDTDRVGEVIDASVDAGADTVGRVNFTLQEETRSELRKDAIDAALANADEEASHIADNREVELEGTTAVTTGDVQVHSVRRETMAADDAASGAAPPTEIDADPVTVSASATVTYSFPE, encoded by the coding sequence ATGGATCGAAGACAGTTCCTTGCGGCATCAAGCGTCGGACTCGCGGCAGCGGCCGCGGGCTGTACCGGAAGCCCACTCAGTAGCGACGAGACCGACTCGACGGACCCCGGATCGGCAGCTGATGAGGCCAGCAATGACGGCGAGATCACGGTCAGCGCCAGCGGCGAGGTCGAGACGGCCCCGGACAAGGCAATCGCCGACGTCGGCGTCGAAGCGTCCGGCGAGACCGCCGACGAAGTGACCGAAGCGCTCTCGACCGGTGCCGAGCAGCTTCGCACCGCGTTCGATGACCTCGGCATTCCCGATGAGAACGTCGAAGAAGGACAGTACCGGGTCTACCCGAGACGCGGACGCGACGGCGAAAGCGAGGGATTCCGGGGCGTTCACTCGTTCGAAGTGACGCTTACCGACACCGACCGTGTCGGCGAGGTCATCGACGCATCGGTCGACGCCGGTGCCGACACCGTCGGCCGGGTGAACTTCACGCTTCAAGAGGAGACCCGGTCCGAACTCCGAAAGGACGCGATCGATGCTGCACTGGCGAACGCCGACGAGGAGGCGAGCCATATCGCCGACAACCGCGAGGTCGAACTCGAGGGGACGACGGCCGTCACGACCGGTGACGTGCAGGTGCATTCGGTTCGACGCGAGACCATGGCCGCCGACGACGCGGCGAGCGGCGCAGCGCCGCCGACGGAGATCGATGCGGATCCCGTCACCGTCAGCGCCAGCGCGACGGTGACGTATTCGTTCCCCGAGTGA
- a CDS encoding metallophosphoesterase — translation MLVLGDAHASDPDRCATLLELYRTLDPDRVLQLGDLERYDLPAPTWFIAGNNEDFDVIEALRAGNDPAETNNVHLLASTAATVDGLRVAGLSGNFAPTRYDRSRDDLVGERRRHFTREDIERAAELEDIDVLLTHEAPNGLLSYGYDPGCEYVDDLLETISPELCLVGHHHRHREAEIAGTRVVSLAPAWERYYTLEPETLALESHEHDLSGSD, via the coding sequence ATGCTCGTCCTCGGCGACGCCCACGCGTCAGACCCCGACCGGTGTGCGACCCTGCTTGAACTCTATCGAACCCTCGATCCCGATCGCGTGCTCCAACTCGGTGATCTCGAGCGGTACGACCTCCCGGCACCGACGTGGTTCATCGCGGGCAACAACGAGGATTTCGACGTGATCGAGGCGCTGCGGGCGGGCAACGACCCCGCAGAAACGAACAACGTCCACCTTCTCGCGAGCACAGCGGCGACGGTCGACGGCCTCCGCGTGGCCGGTCTCTCGGGCAACTTCGCACCCACGCGGTACGATCGATCGCGAGACGACCTTGTCGGCGAGCGCCGCCGCCACTTTACCCGCGAGGACATCGAGCGGGCCGCCGAACTCGAGGACATCGACGTCCTTCTCACGCACGAAGCGCCGAACGGTCTGCTATCCTATGGCTACGACCCCGGCTGCGAGTACGTCGACGATCTGCTCGAGACGATCTCGCCCGAGCTCTGTCTGGTCGGCCACCACCATCGCCACCGCGAGGCCGAGATCGCAGGCACCAGGGTCGTCAGTCTCGCGCCCGCGTGGGAGCGCTACTACACGCTCGAGCCGGAGACACTCGCACTCGAGAGTCACGAACACGACCTCTCGGGGAGCGACTGA
- a CDS encoding DUF6432 family protein, which produces MRAKREYRNREGTEVAVLDALVDRADDGMTVFELRAAVEVDIDELEDALSTLKEDNLIVVDSGSETVIKPAERVVPDEPTEEDEEQSIGDWLRERLPF; this is translated from the coding sequence ATGAGAGCAAAGCGGGAGTACCGGAACCGTGAGGGGACGGAGGTGGCGGTACTCGACGCGCTGGTCGATCGCGCCGACGACGGGATGACCGTCTTCGAGCTCCGCGCGGCCGTCGAGGTCGACATCGACGAACTCGAGGATGCCCTCTCGACGCTGAAGGAGGACAACCTGATCGTCGTCGACTCGGGCTCGGAGACGGTGATCAAGCCCGCCGAGCGCGTGGTCCCCGACGAACCGACCGAGGAAGACGAGGAGCAATCGATCGGGGACTGGCTTCGCGAGCGACTACCTTTTTGA
- a CDS encoding helix-turn-helix domain-containing protein, whose amino-acid sequence MTKDDTTREAISLLQDLGLQEYEARCFMALNKLPSGTAKEIHEISDVPRTRVYDAIRVLESQGLVEVQHTSPQVYRAVDIDEATQTLRQKYDNRIETLETHLKNTEVQDIEENEHVQEVWSLTGHEAIESRTIELIDEAESEIAFLVVDEDILSETLFDGLQEAVDRELSMILGGQTDAITAALGTELPNTRVFETGLDWLTGIESDDEVAISRILLVDRETLLIGSYYPNAAGENANEQAIFARGLENGIVVLLRRLVTAGLPAIKDPGS is encoded by the coding sequence ATGACAAAGGACGACACTACCAGAGAGGCGATCAGCCTGTTGCAAGACCTCGGGCTACAGGAGTACGAAGCGCGCTGCTTTATGGCGTTGAATAAACTTCCCAGTGGAACGGCAAAGGAGATACACGAAATCTCCGACGTGCCCCGGACGAGAGTATACGATGCCATTCGCGTCCTCGAGTCCCAGGGACTGGTCGAAGTTCAACACACGAGTCCGCAGGTGTATCGCGCCGTCGACATCGACGAGGCGACACAGACCCTTCGACAGAAGTACGACAACCGGATCGAAACGCTCGAGACACATCTCAAGAACACGGAGGTTCAGGACATCGAGGAGAACGAACACGTCCAGGAAGTCTGGTCGCTCACCGGTCACGAAGCGATCGAGTCGCGAACAATCGAACTCATCGACGAGGCGGAGTCCGAGATCGCGTTCCTCGTCGTCGATGAGGACATTCTGTCCGAGACGCTGTTCGACGGCCTGCAGGAGGCGGTCGATCGAGAGCTCTCGATGATTCTGGGCGGGCAGACGGACGCGATCACGGCGGCGCTCGGGACGGAACTGCCTAACACCCGCGTGTTCGAGACCGGCCTCGACTGGCTCACCGGAATCGAGAGCGACGACGAAGTCGCGATCAGTCGGATCCTGCTCGTCGACCGGGAGACGCTGCTGATCGGGTCGTACTATCCGAACGCCGCCGGGGAAAACGCGAACGAGCAAGCGATCTTCGCCCGCGGCCTCGAGAACGGGATCGTCGTGTTGCTCCGTCGATTAGTAACAGCGGGATTACCCGCTATAAAGGATCCCGGGAGCTGA
- a CDS encoding glutamine synthetase family protein yields MTSGNLTDTERAVLDEIEEQDVDFLRLQFTDILGTVKNVSVPARQAEKAFTEGIYFDGSSIEGFVRIQESDMRLKPDPDTFAILPWRQKEESAAARMICDVYDTYTGEPFEGDPRRVLKNALERADEMGYTVNAAPEPEFFLFEEDEDGRATTKTNDAGGYFDLAPKDLASDVRRDIIYGLENMGFEVEASHHEVAEGQHEINFTYDDALTTADNVGTFRTVVRAIAAQHDLHATFMPKPIPRINGSGMHTHLSLFTEDGENAFHDEDDEFNLSDEAHAFTAGILKHAPAITAIANPTVNSYKRLVPGYEAPVYVAWSDRNRSSLIRKPAARTPAASRVELRSPDPSCNAYLALAVMIHAGLNGIEKDLDCPDPVRENIYDFDEAKREEYGIDTLPSNLGEAVDALEEDEAIYNALGDHVSSKFVEAKRQEFEDYLVDVSDWELDRYLETF; encoded by the coding sequence ATGACAAGCGGCAACCTTACTGACACTGAACGGGCGGTATTGGACGAAATCGAGGAGCAAGACGTTGACTTCCTCCGACTGCAGTTCACTGACATTCTGGGGACGGTCAAGAACGTTTCCGTGCCGGCCCGGCAGGCTGAGAAGGCATTTACTGAAGGTATCTACTTCGACGGTTCTTCTATCGAAGGTTTCGTTCGCATTCAGGAATCGGACATGCGACTCAAGCCCGACCCGGACACCTTCGCGATTCTCCCGTGGCGCCAGAAGGAGGAGAGCGCCGCCGCCCGAATGATTTGTGACGTCTATGATACCTACACGGGCGAACCCTTCGAGGGCGACCCGCGCCGCGTTCTCAAGAACGCGCTCGAGCGCGCTGACGAGATGGGCTACACCGTCAACGCCGCGCCCGAACCGGAGTTCTTCCTCTTCGAAGAGGACGAGGACGGCCGCGCAACGACCAAGACCAACGACGCCGGTGGCTACTTCGACCTCGCGCCGAAAGACCTCGCGAGTGATGTTCGTCGTGACATCATCTACGGTCTCGAGAACATGGGCTTCGAGGTCGAGGCGAGCCACCACGAGGTCGCCGAAGGCCAACACGAGATCAACTTCACCTATGACGACGCCCTGACGACGGCTGACAACGTCGGCACCTTCCGCACCGTCGTCCGCGCGATCGCCGCACAGCACGACCTCCACGCGACGTTCATGCCGAAACCGATCCCGCGAATCAACGGCTCGGGGATGCACACCCACCTCTCGCTGTTCACCGAAGACGGCGAGAACGCCTTCCACGACGAGGACGACGAGTTCAACCTGAGCGACGAGGCCCACGCCTTTACTGCCGGCATCCTCAAGCACGCGCCGGCAATTACGGCAATCGCGAACCCGACGGTCAACAGCTACAAGCGACTGGTGCCGGGCTACGAGGCGCCGGTCTACGTCGCCTGGTCTGACCGCAACCGCTCGTCACTGATCCGCAAGCCGGCGGCACGCACGCCTGCGGCCTCGCGCGTCGAACTACGCTCGCCGGATCCGTCCTGTAACGCCTACCTCGCACTCGCCGTCATGATCCACGCCGGACTCAACGGCATCGAGAAGGATCTCGACTGTCCCGACCCGGTTCGCGAGAACATCTATGACTTCGACGAGGCAAAGCGCGAGGAGTACGGCATCGACACGCTGCCGTCGAACCTCGGCGAAGCCGTTGACGCGCTCGAGGAAGACGAAGCGATCTACAACGCGCTCGGCGACCACGTCAGCTCCAAGTTCGTCGAGGCCAAGCGCCAGGAGTTCGAGGACTACCTCGTTGACGTCTCCGACTGGGAGCTCGACCGCTACCTCGAGACGTTCTAA
- a CDS encoding helix-hairpin-helix domain-containing protein: MPQSNSPIRAMFDAQRTAVKQSQQLFKHSVATQRNVDTMALTGIKGQESLQRQQLELAQAATHGYLSATAAMLPSDDDPEAHRTIDETFDQLKTTHAEVYEALERELERGVDSADELSGEFVDALDEQTDQLLEITEAVEDQTVQNVDELSGQLREQLDQTQELQDRLEDQLERQTGDVEALLERQAEQVEQFQQQLEEQTEAVTQEIPVQGTDEPHTKIETDPEHTLESVEGIDTDTREQLSEAGITTIDDLTRAGPEAVAEAADISEDQAEDWIEQAEA; the protein is encoded by the coding sequence ATGCCCCAGTCAAATTCCCCCATTCGAGCGATGTTCGATGCACAGCGAACCGCAGTCAAACAAAGTCAGCAGCTGTTCAAGCACAGCGTGGCCACCCAACGAAACGTCGACACAATGGCCCTGACCGGGATCAAAGGTCAGGAGTCCCTCCAGCGCCAGCAACTCGAGCTCGCGCAGGCGGCGACACACGGCTACCTCAGCGCAACGGCGGCGATGCTACCGAGCGACGACGACCCTGAGGCCCATCGGACCATCGACGAGACCTTCGACCAGCTCAAAACGACTCACGCGGAGGTTTACGAGGCGCTCGAGCGCGAACTCGAACGAGGCGTCGACTCCGCTGACGAACTCTCCGGAGAGTTCGTCGATGCCCTCGATGAGCAGACCGACCAGCTCCTCGAAATCACGGAGGCCGTCGAGGACCAGACGGTCCAGAACGTCGACGAACTCTCGGGACAGCTCCGCGAGCAACTCGACCAGACCCAGGAGCTTCAGGATCGGCTCGAGGACCAACTCGAGCGCCAGACCGGTGATGTCGAGGCACTCCTCGAACGGCAGGCCGAACAGGTCGAGCAGTTCCAGCAGCAACTCGAGGAGCAGACCGAGGCGGTCACCCAGGAGATCCCGGTACAGGGGACTGACGAGCCCCACACGAAGATCGAAACCGATCCGGAGCATACCCTCGAGTCCGTCGAGGGAATCGACACGGATACCCGCGAACAGCTCTCGGAAGCCGGCATCACGACTATCGACGACCTCACGCGCGCCGGTCCCGAGGCCGTCGCCGAGGCCGCCGATATCTCGGAGGACCAGGCCGAAGACTGGATCGAGCAGGCCGAAGCGTAA
- the thsB gene encoding thermosome subunit beta — translation MQQGQPMIVMSEDSQRVKDKDAQDYNISAARAVAEAVQSTLGPKGMDKMLVDSMGSVTITNDGVTILKEMDIDNPTAEMIIEVAETQEDEAGDGTTTAVAIAGELLKNAEDLLEQDIHPTAIIKGFHLASEQAREEIDDIATDIDTDDEELLRKTAETSMTGKGTEVNKEHLAQLIVEAIRQVTVEDENGNNVVDLEFLNIETQTGRSAGESDLLEGGIIDKDPAHDNMPRSAEDADILLLNEAIEVEETDVDTEVSVTDPDQLQKFLDREEKQLREKVDKIADLGADVVFCQKGIDDLAQHYLAKEGILAVRRAKKSDLEFLQEVVGASTVSDLENATEANLGFGDVTRDEEDELFYVEGEDAHGVTLLLRGSTDHVVDELERGVNDALDVVAQTVSDGRVLAGGGAIEVELASRLRDFADSVSGREQLAVEAFADSLELVPRVLAGNAGLDSIDTLVDLRAAHDDGDVTAGLNVFSGDVEDTFEAGVVEPAHAKEQAVTSAAEAANLVLKIDDIISAGDLSTDKGDDEAGGPGGAPGGMGGMGGGMGGMM, via the coding sequence ATGCAGCAGGGGCAGCCGATGATCGTAATGAGCGAGGACTCCCAGCGCGTCAAGGACAAGGACGCCCAGGATTACAACATCAGCGCCGCCCGTGCGGTCGCTGAAGCCGTCCAGTCGACGCTCGGCCCGAAGGGGATGGACAAGATGCTCGTCGACTCCATGGGATCGGTGACGATCACTAACGACGGCGTCACCATCCTCAAGGAGATGGACATCGACAACCCGACGGCCGAGATGATCATCGAGGTCGCCGAAACGCAGGAAGACGAAGCTGGCGACGGCACCACGACGGCCGTCGCGATCGCCGGCGAACTCCTCAAGAACGCCGAGGATCTCCTCGAGCAGGACATCCACCCGACGGCGATCATCAAGGGCTTCCACCTCGCCAGCGAGCAGGCCCGCGAGGAGATCGATGACATCGCAACCGACATCGACACCGACGACGAGGAACTCCTCCGGAAGACCGCCGAGACCTCGATGACCGGCAAGGGCACCGAGGTCAACAAAGAGCACCTCGCCCAGCTGATCGTCGAAGCCATCCGTCAGGTCACCGTCGAGGACGAGAACGGCAACAACGTTGTCGACCTCGAGTTCCTCAACATCGAGACCCAGACCGGTCGCAGTGCCGGCGAATCCGACCTCCTCGAAGGCGGCATCATCGACAAGGACCCCGCCCACGACAACATGCCCCGCTCGGCGGAAGACGCCGACATTCTGCTCCTGAACGAGGCCATCGAGGTCGAGGAGACCGACGTCGACACCGAAGTCTCCGTCACGGATCCGGACCAGCTCCAGAAGTTCCTCGACCGCGAGGAGAAACAGCTCCGCGAGAAGGTCGACAAAATCGCCGACCTCGGTGCTGACGTCGTCTTCTGTCAGAAGGGCATCGACGACCTCGCCCAGCACTACCTCGCCAAGGAAGGCATCCTCGCCGTGCGCCGCGCCAAGAAGTCCGACCTCGAGTTCCTCCAGGAGGTCGTCGGCGCATCGACCGTCTCCGACCTCGAGAACGCGACCGAGGCTAACCTCGGCTTCGGCGACGTGACTCGCGACGAGGAAGACGAGCTGTTCTACGTCGAGGGCGAGGACGCCCACGGCGTTACCCTCCTGCTTCGCGGCTCGACCGACCACGTCGTTGACGAACTCGAACGCGGCGTCAACGATGCGCTCGATGTCGTCGCACAGACCGTTTCCGACGGCCGCGTCCTCGCGGGTGGCGGTGCAATCGAAGTCGAACTCGCCTCCCGACTGCGTGACTTCGCTGACTCCGTCTCCGGCCGCGAGCAACTGGCCGTCGAGGCCTTCGCCGACTCGCTCGAGCTCGTTCCGCGCGTCCTCGCCGGGAACGCGGGTCTCGACTCGATCGACACGCTGGTCGACCTGCGTGCGGCCCACGACGACGGCGACGTCACGGCCGGCCTGAACGTCTTCTCGGGCGACGTCGAGGACACCTTCGAGGCCGGCGTCGTCGAACCGGCCCACGCCAAGGAACAGGCCGTCACCTCCGCTGCCGAAGCGGCCAACCTCGTGCTCAAAATCGACGACATCATCTCCGCCGGCGATCTGTCGACCGACAAGGGCGACGACGAGGCTGGTGGCCCCGGCGGTGCCCCTGGCGGCATGGGCGGCATGGGCGGTGGCATGGGCGGCATGATGTAG
- a CDS encoding aminomethyltransferase family protein — protein MTVIESIHEDHGATFGERADRRIVEHYGRPERTHRAVRNGVGLLEQAYGVIVVEGDDRVEYVDNVVSNRVPAEDGKGCYALVLDPQGGIDVELYIYNAGERLLLFTQPETAEPLAEEWSEKVFIQDVDIRVATDDYAVFGIHGPQATEKIASVLNGAGSPDERYTFVRGTMGDEGVSVIRTDALTGEESYEVICAADDAAAVHDTLLNQGLNAAPFGYQTVESLALEAGSPLFHTELKGTLPNVLGLRNALDFEKGCYVGQEVVSRVENRGQPSRRLVGFTLEGEAVPESGAAVFDGDASVGEVARAGESPMLGDVIALAIVDYDLESDEVTIRVGGEEVAATRTELPFVEGSDRSDRLPEYQ, from the coding sequence ATGACCGTCATCGAGTCTATCCACGAGGATCACGGTGCCACGTTCGGCGAGCGCGCCGATCGACGGATCGTCGAACACTATGGACGGCCGGAGCGCACCCATCGAGCGGTTCGCAACGGCGTCGGCCTGCTCGAACAGGCCTATGGTGTGATCGTCGTAGAGGGCGACGATCGCGTCGAGTACGTCGACAACGTCGTCTCGAACCGGGTTCCGGCGGAAGACGGGAAAGGGTGTTACGCGCTCGTCCTCGATCCGCAGGGCGGGATCGACGTAGAACTCTACATTTACAACGCGGGCGAGCGGCTGCTACTCTTTACCCAACCCGAGACCGCTGAGCCGCTCGCCGAGGAATGGTCCGAGAAGGTATTCATCCAGGACGTCGACATCCGCGTCGCGACCGATGACTACGCCGTCTTTGGCATTCACGGACCGCAGGCGACCGAGAAGATCGCGAGCGTCCTCAACGGTGCCGGCTCGCCCGACGAACGCTACACCTTCGTTCGTGGGACGATGGGCGACGAAGGCGTCTCCGTCATCCGGACCGACGCACTCACCGGCGAGGAGAGCTACGAAGTGATCTGTGCCGCGGACGACGCCGCTGCCGTCCACGACACGCTGCTCAATCAGGGGCTCAACGCAGCTCCCTTCGGCTATCAGACCGTCGAGAGCCTCGCACTCGAGGCCGGATCGCCGCTCTTTCACACCGAGCTCAAGGGGACGCTCCCGAACGTGCTCGGCCTGCGGAACGCACTGGACTTCGAGAAGGGCTGTTACGTCGGCCAGGAGGTCGTCTCCCGCGTCGAGAATCGCGGCCAACCCAGCCGGCGACTCGTCGGCTTCACGCTCGAGGGCGAGGCCGTGCCCGAGTCCGGCGCGGCGGTCTTCGATGGTGACGCGTCGGTCGGCGAGGTGGCCCGCGCTGGCGAGAGCCCGATGCTCGGAGACGTCATTGCGCTCGCGATCGTCGATTACGACCTCGAGAGCGACGAGGTAACGATCCGAGTCGGTGGCGAGGAGGTGGCTGCAACTCGAACCGAACTGCCCTTCGTCGAGGGTTCGGATCGATCCGATCGACTTCCGGAATATCAGTAG